One genomic segment of Chelonia mydas isolate rCheMyd1 chromosome 1, rCheMyd1.pri.v2, whole genome shotgun sequence includes these proteins:
- the QTRT2 gene encoding queuine tRNA-ribosyltransferase accessory subunit 2 isoform X3, with product MTCRTLSRLGKRDAHAREAAGASQDVDTACQLTRMKLSLSKVVSGCRLGTLTNLGKNGVQTMELPGCLLYTKTGSPPHLTHDTLQAIKGVPAIVQLTLSTLVELHEVLEEYKEGIGKFIGMPESVLYCSLHDPGSPCPPGYNNNKTVSIWGYGGRMEMTASKFMSMQRALQPDWFQCLSDGDTISGETSRKRAKKSVDRSLFFLDECLQLQEKSPELQDSVMVGVIEGGDMLEERLRSARETAKRPVGGFLLDGFQGQAMAKETKLKLMASVTAELPEDKPRLIHGIGKPDEVLECIERGVDVFESFFPYQVTERGCALSFSYDYNPDPEAAGKSIVITGVREEQLSPARSRGEVALGSTWDEVKQRELETLI from the exons ATGACGTGTCGCACGCTGAGTAGACTCGGGAAGAGAGACGCTCATGCGAGGGAGGCGGCCGGCGCGAGCCAG GACGTGGACACAGCCTGCCAGCTAACCAGGATGAAGCTGAGTCTCTCCAAAGTGGTCAGTGGGTGTCGTCTTGGGACACTGACAAACCTTGGCAAGAATGGGGTTCAaaccatggagcttccaggcTGCCTATTGTATACCAAAACAGGATCCCCACCACACCTCACCCACGACACACTGCAGGCAATTAAAGGGGTTCCTGCCATTGTACAACTCACGCTTTCAACTCT GGTAGAACTTCACGAGGTCTTGGAGGAATATAAAGAAGGAATTGGGAAATTTATAG GTATGCCAGAGTCAGTGCTGTACTGCTCTCTCCATGACCCCGGTAGCCCCTGCCCACCTGGCTACAACAACAACAAG ACAGTGTCCATATGGGGATACGGAGGGCGAATGGAAATGACAGCTTCCAAGTTCATGAGCATGCAGCGTGCTCTCCAGCCAGATTGGTTTCAGTGCCTCTCTGACGGAGACACTATTTCTGGTGAAACCTCCAGAAAGCGGGCCAAGAAGTCTGTGGACCGGTCACTTTTCTTCCTGGATGAGTGCCTTCAGCTGCAGGAAAAATCACCG gagctgcaggacagTGTGATGGTTGGAGTGATCGAAGGTGGAGACATGTTGGAGGAGAGACTCAGGTCAGCTAGAGAGACTGCTAAGCGACCTGTAGGTGGTTTCCTGCTGGATGGTTTTCAGGGACAAGCCATGGCCAAGGAGACCAAGCTGAAACTGATGGCTTCTGTCACAGCGGAGCTGCCGGAGGATAAACCAAG ACTCATTCATGGTATTGGCAAGCCGGATGAGGTACTGGAGTGCATCGAAAGAGGAGTGGACGTGTTTGAGAGCTTTTTTCCCTACCAGGTGACAGAGCGGGGCTGTGCCCTATCCTTCAGCTACGATTACAATCCTGACCCTGAAGCTGCAG GAAAAAGTATCGTAATCACTGGAGTCAGAGAAGAACAGCTGAGTCCTGCTCGTTCCAGGGGAGAAGTTGCTTTGGGTAGTACTTGGGATGAAGTTAAGCAAAGAGAACTTGAGACCTTAATTTAG
- the QTRT2 gene encoding queuine tRNA-ribosyltransferase accessory subunit 2 isoform X5, which produces MTCRTLSRLGKRDAHAREAAGASQDVDTACQLTRMKLSLSKVVSGCRLGTLTNLGKNGVQTMELPGCLLYTKTGSPPHLTHDTLQAIKGVPAIVQLTLSTLVELHEVLEEYKEGIGKFIGLRLVMSPSLDDVKCQMSPEHSFSGQVCQSQCCTALSMTPVAPAHLATTTTRGHLGTGLNPTQLISHRLQCCQMATTFCRYLLKTVSIWGYGGRMEMTASKFMSMQRALQPDWFQCLSDGDTISGETSRKRAKKSVDRSLFFLDECLQLQEKSPELQDSVMVGVIEGGDMLEERLRSARETAKRPVGGFLLDGFQGQAMAKETKLKLMASVTAELPEDKPRLIHGIGKPDEVLECIERGVDVFESFFPYQVTERGCALSFSYDYNPDPEAAVIKQNGIQDAGKNGTEKDINETSKADPEITSFEIFLKEKRYRDDFGPLVHGCTCYCCQNHSRAYVHHLLVTNELLAGVLLMMHNFQHYFSFFHSIRDALRDDRLDQLKKLIFRQAL; this is translated from the exons ATGACGTGTCGCACGCTGAGTAGACTCGGGAAGAGAGACGCTCATGCGAGGGAGGCGGCCGGCGCGAGCCAG GACGTGGACACAGCCTGCCAGCTAACCAGGATGAAGCTGAGTCTCTCCAAAGTGGTCAGTGGGTGTCGTCTTGGGACACTGACAAACCTTGGCAAGAATGGGGTTCAaaccatggagcttccaggcTGCCTATTGTATACCAAAACAGGATCCCCACCACACCTCACCCACGACACACTGCAGGCAATTAAAGGGGTTCCTGCCATTGTACAACTCACGCTTTCAACTCT GGTAGAACTTCACGAGGTCTTGGAGGAATATAAAGAAGGAATTGGGAAATTTATAG GTCTGAGACTGGTTATGTCACCCAGCCTAGATGATGTCAAGTGTCAGATGTCCCCAGAGCATTCATTCAGCGGACAA GTATGCCAGAGTCAGTGCTGTACTGCTCTCTCCATGACCCCGGTAGCCCCTGCCCACCTGGCTACAACAACAACAAG AGGACACCTGGGAACTGGGCTGAATCCCACCCAACTAATTTCACACAGGCTACAGTGCTGTCAGATGGCAACAACTTTTTGTCGCTATTTGCTTAAG ACAGTGTCCATATGGGGATACGGAGGGCGAATGGAAATGACAGCTTCCAAGTTCATGAGCATGCAGCGTGCTCTCCAGCCAGATTGGTTTCAGTGCCTCTCTGACGGAGACACTATTTCTGGTGAAACCTCCAGAAAGCGGGCCAAGAAGTCTGTGGACCGGTCACTTTTCTTCCTGGATGAGTGCCTTCAGCTGCAGGAAAAATCACCG gagctgcaggacagTGTGATGGTTGGAGTGATCGAAGGTGGAGACATGTTGGAGGAGAGACTCAGGTCAGCTAGAGAGACTGCTAAGCGACCTGTAGGTGGTTTCCTGCTGGATGGTTTTCAGGGACAAGCCATGGCCAAGGAGACCAAGCTGAAACTGATGGCTTCTGTCACAGCGGAGCTGCCGGAGGATAAACCAAG ACTCATTCATGGTATTGGCAAGCCGGATGAGGTACTGGAGTGCATCGAAAGAGGAGTGGACGTGTTTGAGAGCTTTTTTCCCTACCAGGTGACAGAGCGGGGCTGTGCCCTATCCTTCAGCTACGATTACAATCCTGACCCTGAAGCTGCAG TCATTAAGCAAAATGGGATCCAGGATGCAGGAAAAAATGGCACTGAAAAAGACATAAATGAAACCTCAAAAGCTGACCCAGAAATAACTTCATTTGAGatatttttgaaggagaaaag GTACCGGGATGATTTTGGTCCCTTGGTGCACGGATGCACCTGTTACTGCTGTCAGAACCATAGTCGAGCCTACGTCCATCACCTCCTCGTGACCAATGAGCTGTTGGCTGGCGTCCTGCTCATGATGCATAACTTTCAGCACTACTTCAGCTTCTTCCACTCCATCCGAGATGCACTGAGAGATGACAGGCTGGATCAGCTGAAGAAGCTCATCTTCAGGCAGGCACTCTAA
- the QTRT2 gene encoding queuine tRNA-ribosyltransferase accessory subunit 2 isoform X1, producing MTCRTLSRLGKRDAHAREAAGASQDVDTACQLTRMKLSLSKVVSGCRLGTLTNLGKNGVQTMELPGCLLYTKTGSPPHLTHDTLQAIKGVPAIVQLTLSTLVELHEVLEEYKEGIGKFIGMPESVLYCSLHDPGSPCPPGYNNNKTVSIWGYGGRMEMTASKFMSMQRALQPDWFQCLSDGDTISGETSRKRAKKSVDRSLFFLDECLQLQEKSPELQDSVMVGVIEGGDMLEERLRSARETAKRPVGGFLLDGFQGQAMAKETKLKLMASVTAELPEDKPRLIHGIGKPDEVLECIERGVDVFESFFPYQVTERGCALSFSYDYNPDPEAAVIKQNGIQDAGKNGTEKDINETSKADPEITSFEIFLKEKRYRDDFGPLVHGCTCYCCQNHSRAYVHHLLVTNELLAGVLLMMHNFQHYFSFFHSIRDALRDDRLDQLKKLIFRQAL from the exons ATGACGTGTCGCACGCTGAGTAGACTCGGGAAGAGAGACGCTCATGCGAGGGAGGCGGCCGGCGCGAGCCAG GACGTGGACACAGCCTGCCAGCTAACCAGGATGAAGCTGAGTCTCTCCAAAGTGGTCAGTGGGTGTCGTCTTGGGACACTGACAAACCTTGGCAAGAATGGGGTTCAaaccatggagcttccaggcTGCCTATTGTATACCAAAACAGGATCCCCACCACACCTCACCCACGACACACTGCAGGCAATTAAAGGGGTTCCTGCCATTGTACAACTCACGCTTTCAACTCT GGTAGAACTTCACGAGGTCTTGGAGGAATATAAAGAAGGAATTGGGAAATTTATAG GTATGCCAGAGTCAGTGCTGTACTGCTCTCTCCATGACCCCGGTAGCCCCTGCCCACCTGGCTACAACAACAACAAG ACAGTGTCCATATGGGGATACGGAGGGCGAATGGAAATGACAGCTTCCAAGTTCATGAGCATGCAGCGTGCTCTCCAGCCAGATTGGTTTCAGTGCCTCTCTGACGGAGACACTATTTCTGGTGAAACCTCCAGAAAGCGGGCCAAGAAGTCTGTGGACCGGTCACTTTTCTTCCTGGATGAGTGCCTTCAGCTGCAGGAAAAATCACCG gagctgcaggacagTGTGATGGTTGGAGTGATCGAAGGTGGAGACATGTTGGAGGAGAGACTCAGGTCAGCTAGAGAGACTGCTAAGCGACCTGTAGGTGGTTTCCTGCTGGATGGTTTTCAGGGACAAGCCATGGCCAAGGAGACCAAGCTGAAACTGATGGCTTCTGTCACAGCGGAGCTGCCGGAGGATAAACCAAG ACTCATTCATGGTATTGGCAAGCCGGATGAGGTACTGGAGTGCATCGAAAGAGGAGTGGACGTGTTTGAGAGCTTTTTTCCCTACCAGGTGACAGAGCGGGGCTGTGCCCTATCCTTCAGCTACGATTACAATCCTGACCCTGAAGCTGCAG TCATTAAGCAAAATGGGATCCAGGATGCAGGAAAAAATGGCACTGAAAAAGACATAAATGAAACCTCAAAAGCTGACCCAGAAATAACTTCATTTGAGatatttttgaaggagaaaag GTACCGGGATGATTTTGGTCCCTTGGTGCACGGATGCACCTGTTACTGCTGTCAGAACCATAGTCGAGCCTACGTCCATCACCTCCTCGTGACCAATGAGCTGTTGGCTGGCGTCCTGCTCATGATGCATAACTTTCAGCACTACTTCAGCTTCTTCCACTCCATCCGAGATGCACTGAGAGATGACAGGCTGGATCAGCTGAAGAAGCTCATCTTCAGGCAGGCACTCTAA
- the QTRT2 gene encoding queuine tRNA-ribosyltransferase accessory subunit 2 isoform X2 → MGFKPWSFQAAYCIPKQDPHHTSPTTHCRQLKGFLPLYNSRFQLCMPESVLYCSLHDPGSPCPPGYNNNKTVSIWGYGGRMEMTASKFMSMQRALQPDWFQCLSDGDTISGETSRKRAKKSVDRSLFFLDECLQLQEKSPELQDSVMVGVIEGGDMLEERLRSARETAKRPVGGFLLDGFQGQAMAKETKLKLMASVTAELPEDKPRLIHGIGKPDEVLECIERGVDVFESFFPYQVTERGCALSFSYDYNPDPEAAVIKQNGIQDAGKNGTEKDINETSKADPEITSFEIFLKEKRYRDDFGPLVHGCTCYCCQNHSRAYVHHLLVTNELLAGVLLMMHNFQHYFSFFHSIRDALRDDRLDQLKKLIFRQAL, encoded by the exons ATGGGGTTCAaaccatggagcttccaggcTGCCTATTGTATACCAAAACAGGATCCCCACCACACCTCACCCACGACACACTGCAGGCAATTAAAGGGGTTCCTGCCATTGTACAACTCACGCTTTCAACTCT GTATGCCAGAGTCAGTGCTGTACTGCTCTCTCCATGACCCCGGTAGCCCCTGCCCACCTGGCTACAACAACAACAAG ACAGTGTCCATATGGGGATACGGAGGGCGAATGGAAATGACAGCTTCCAAGTTCATGAGCATGCAGCGTGCTCTCCAGCCAGATTGGTTTCAGTGCCTCTCTGACGGAGACACTATTTCTGGTGAAACCTCCAGAAAGCGGGCCAAGAAGTCTGTGGACCGGTCACTTTTCTTCCTGGATGAGTGCCTTCAGCTGCAGGAAAAATCACCG gagctgcaggacagTGTGATGGTTGGAGTGATCGAAGGTGGAGACATGTTGGAGGAGAGACTCAGGTCAGCTAGAGAGACTGCTAAGCGACCTGTAGGTGGTTTCCTGCTGGATGGTTTTCAGGGACAAGCCATGGCCAAGGAGACCAAGCTGAAACTGATGGCTTCTGTCACAGCGGAGCTGCCGGAGGATAAACCAAG ACTCATTCATGGTATTGGCAAGCCGGATGAGGTACTGGAGTGCATCGAAAGAGGAGTGGACGTGTTTGAGAGCTTTTTTCCCTACCAGGTGACAGAGCGGGGCTGTGCCCTATCCTTCAGCTACGATTACAATCCTGACCCTGAAGCTGCAG TCATTAAGCAAAATGGGATCCAGGATGCAGGAAAAAATGGCACTGAAAAAGACATAAATGAAACCTCAAAAGCTGACCCAGAAATAACTTCATTTGAGatatttttgaaggagaaaag GTACCGGGATGATTTTGGTCCCTTGGTGCACGGATGCACCTGTTACTGCTGTCAGAACCATAGTCGAGCCTACGTCCATCACCTCCTCGTGACCAATGAGCTGTTGGCTGGCGTCCTGCTCATGATGCATAACTTTCAGCACTACTTCAGCTTCTTCCACTCCATCCGAGATGCACTGAGAGATGACAGGCTGGATCAGCTGAAGAAGCTCATCTTCAGGCAGGCACTCTAA
- the QTRT2 gene encoding queuine tRNA-ribosyltransferase accessory subunit 2 isoform X4, with protein MPESVLYCSLHDPGSPCPPGYNNNKTVSIWGYGGRMEMTASKFMSMQRALQPDWFQCLSDGDTISGETSRKRAKKSVDRSLFFLDECLQLQEKSPELQDSVMVGVIEGGDMLEERLRSARETAKRPVGGFLLDGFQGQAMAKETKLKLMASVTAELPEDKPRLIHGIGKPDEVLECIERGVDVFESFFPYQVTERGCALSFSYDYNPDPEAAVIKQNGIQDAGKNGTEKDINETSKADPEITSFEIFLKEKRYRDDFGPLVHGCTCYCCQNHSRAYVHHLLVTNELLAGVLLMMHNFQHYFSFFHSIRDALRDDRLDQLKKLIFRQAL; from the exons ATGCCAGAGTCAGTGCTGTACTGCTCTCTCCATGACCCCGGTAGCCCCTGCCCACCTGGCTACAACAACAACAAG ACAGTGTCCATATGGGGATACGGAGGGCGAATGGAAATGACAGCTTCCAAGTTCATGAGCATGCAGCGTGCTCTCCAGCCAGATTGGTTTCAGTGCCTCTCTGACGGAGACACTATTTCTGGTGAAACCTCCAGAAAGCGGGCCAAGAAGTCTGTGGACCGGTCACTTTTCTTCCTGGATGAGTGCCTTCAGCTGCAGGAAAAATCACCG gagctgcaggacagTGTGATGGTTGGAGTGATCGAAGGTGGAGACATGTTGGAGGAGAGACTCAGGTCAGCTAGAGAGACTGCTAAGCGACCTGTAGGTGGTTTCCTGCTGGATGGTTTTCAGGGACAAGCCATGGCCAAGGAGACCAAGCTGAAACTGATGGCTTCTGTCACAGCGGAGCTGCCGGAGGATAAACCAAG ACTCATTCATGGTATTGGCAAGCCGGATGAGGTACTGGAGTGCATCGAAAGAGGAGTGGACGTGTTTGAGAGCTTTTTTCCCTACCAGGTGACAGAGCGGGGCTGTGCCCTATCCTTCAGCTACGATTACAATCCTGACCCTGAAGCTGCAG TCATTAAGCAAAATGGGATCCAGGATGCAGGAAAAAATGGCACTGAAAAAGACATAAATGAAACCTCAAAAGCTGACCCAGAAATAACTTCATTTGAGatatttttgaaggagaaaag GTACCGGGATGATTTTGGTCCCTTGGTGCACGGATGCACCTGTTACTGCTGTCAGAACCATAGTCGAGCCTACGTCCATCACCTCCTCGTGACCAATGAGCTGTTGGCTGGCGTCCTGCTCATGATGCATAACTTTCAGCACTACTTCAGCTTCTTCCACTCCATCCGAGATGCACTGAGAGATGACAGGCTGGATCAGCTGAAGAAGCTCATCTTCAGGCAGGCACTCTAA